Part of the Streptomyces sp. NBC_01460 genome, AGCACCACCCGCGCGAGCTCCACGCTCGCGGAGACGGCCGCGTGGGTCGGGATACGGGTGCCGAGGAGCTGGTGGACACCCATGTTGAGGACATCGAGCACCGGCGGGTCGACCTCACGCAGCGGCCGGTCGATGCAGGCGGCGACGATCGCGTCGTACGTGCCCTGACGGCGCAGGGTCCCGTAGACCAGCTCGGTCGCCAGCGCCGCGTCCCTGCCCTCGAAGTCGCCCGCGGCGCGCGCCTTCTTCAGCAGCGGGGGGAGGACGAGGTTGGCGTAGGCGTCGCGTTCGTCGACCGCCCTGAGCGCCTCGAAGGCGAGGAACCTGACGGGGTCCTTCTTGGGGCGGCGATGCGGCTTGGCGGGACGTCGACGCTGCTGGTCGTTCACGTGAAAGGTGCTCCGCTGATGGTGAGGGGGCGAACCCGTCCAGCGTACGTCGCCGCCCGGGGGCCCGGTCCCGGGCCCCGGCAGGCGTGCCTGTGGCCTCAGAGGCCCAGGAGCTCCCCGTGGACGATGCGCACGCCCCGGGCCCAGTCGGCGGCCCTCATCGGCTTCTTGCCCTGCGGCTGGACCCAGAGCAGCTCCACGGCGTGGGAGCCGGTGCCCACGTACACGTTGTTCTTGCCGGCGGACAGCTCGCCCGGGGCGAGGTCGGTGCGGTCCAGGACGGGGACGGCCTGGACGAGCTTGAGGCGTTCGCCGCGGAAGAGGGTCCAGGCCCCCGGGGCGGGGGTGCAGCCGCGCACCACGCGGTCGACCCGGAGCGCGGGCTCCGTCCACCGCACCTGGGCGTCCTCGACGCCGATCTTCGGGGCGAGCGTGACGCCCTCGGCCGGCTGCGGCACGGCGTGCAGGGTGCCGTCCTCGACGCCGTCCATGGTCGCCGCGAGCAGCCCGGCGCCCGCGAAGGCGAGCCGGGTGAGCAGATCACCGCTGGTGTCGGTGGGCCGGACCTCCTCGGTGAGGACGCCGTACACCGGGCCCGAGTCCAGCCCCTCCTCGATGAGGAAGGTCGACGCCCCGGTGACCTCGTCGCCGGCCATCACCGCGTGCTGCACGGGCGCGGCACCGCGCCAGGCGGGCAGGAGCGAGAAGTGCAGGTTGACCCAGCCCCTGGCCGGGACGTCCAGCGCGCTCTTGGGGAGCAGGGCGCCGTACGCGACCACGGGGCAGCAGTCCGGTGCGATCTCCCGCAGCCGCGCCAGGAAGTCCTCGTCACGCGGCCTGGTGGGCTTGAGCACCTCGATGCCCGCCTCCTCCGCGCGCTCGGCCACGGGGCTGGCGACCAGCCGGCGTCCCCGCCCGGCCGGTGCGTCGGGGCGGGTCACCACCGCGGCCACCTCGTGGCGGTCGGAGGCGATCAGGGCGTCCAGAGCGGGGACGGCGACCTCGGGGGTGCCTGCGAAGACGAGCTTCATGGGTGGCGGACTGCCTCTCGGGCCGGAACGTACGTGGCGAGCAGCACACCAGTCTAGGGGGTGCCCCATGGTCCCGCCCGGGCCGCCCGGACCGGGGGCGTACGCACGCGGGTGCGCCCCGCGCATATGCACATACGCCCCTATTGCGTGACCACATGGCCGGGTGACGCGTTGGTCAAGTGAGATTGACCGAAGTGGACCGCCGCCGCGCGGTCCGATCCCTTTCAACGCCGGTTCGAGAGGCTTGTTCATGGCCGACCACGCAACCCACGACGCCCAAGCGCGTGCCAGCCTGCACCTGTTGGTGCGGGACATCGAGCGGGTCCGGCGGCAGGTGGACGCGCTGCGCACCCTCACCGCGCAGCTGGGCAACGTCTACCGTCCCCGCCGCTCCGGCCCGTCCGCGGGCTTCGTCGTCTACGGCAGGGCGCCGGCCCCGACGGTGCGGCTGGCCCAGGAACTGCGGGACAGCGTCGAGACGCTGGTCACCGCCGCGGTGGACTTCGACCGCTCGCTGGGCTTCTCGTGGGACGCGGTGGGTTCCGCCCTCGGCGTCACCAAGCAGGCGGTCCACCGCCGTTACGGCGCACGTCGCGCCACCCCGCAGCCGGGGGCGGCGGAGGCCGTCGCGGAGACCGTGAACCGCCCGGTGCCCGCGGGGCCCGGCTCCTCCCCCGTGGTGCCCGCGGCCCGCTCCATGCCGCCACAGCCCTCGGACCGGCCCGGCGTCTTCCCCGGCCCGCGCAACGGCTGACGGCGGCGGGGACGGCCGGGCACACCCGGCCGGGGCGGCGCCAGGACGGCGGTCGAGGACGCTCGGCCGCCGCACCAGGGGTCGGGAGCCGGAGGCACCCGGTGGCCCGCCCGGCTCCGGCCGGGTCAGCCGATGTCCGGCGGATCGATCCTGATCCGCACGGGGTCCCCGGTGCCCCTGGCCGTCCGGGTCGCCTGGGCCGTCTTCAGGGCGGCCGCCAGCGCGGCACCCCGCCCCGGCGGGACCCTCACCAGCGCGCGCTCCCAGGTCTCCCCCGGCGGGGCGTCGCCCTGTCTGCGGGGCCTGCCGGGACCGGCCCCCTGCACGGGCACCGGGCCGAGCACCTCGGCTTCGGGGGGCAGCTCCGCACCGGCGAGGTACGCGGCCACCGCCTCCGGCGGGCCGGTCACCGCGGCCATCCTGGACACCGGGGGGAAGCCGAGCTCCGCCCGCTCCGCGAGCTCGCGGCGGGCGTGACCGACCGGGTCCCAGCGGACCAGGGCCTGCACGGGCCTCAGGGTCGGCTCGGCCACGATCACCACCGTGCCGCCCTCCGGCTGCCCCCGCACCAGCGCGGCGGCGGCCGTCCAGCGCCGCAGGGCCTCCTCACCCGCCCGCAGGTCGGGCCTGCCGACCATCGCCCAGCCGTCCAGCAGCAGCGCCGCCGCGTAGCCGCCCTCGGCCACCGGCTCGGCCCCGGGGGTGCTCACGACGAGGGCGGGCTGGTCGGGCACCGAGTCCAGCACGTGGTCCCGCCCCGACGTCCGTACGGGCACGGCGGGAAACGCCCGGCCCAGTTCCTCGGCGGTCCTGCGGGCCCCGACGATCTGTGCCCGCAGCCGCACACCGCCGCAGGCCGTGCAGTTCCAGGCCGTCTCGGCCCGCCCGCACCACGCGCAGTCGAGATCCCGCTGGTCCGGGGCCTGGAGCGGTCCCGCACAGTGCCGGCACCGCGCAGGCTCGCGGCAGCGCTCGCAGGCCAGCCGGGGGGCGTACCCCCGGCGCGGCACCTGGACGAGCACGGGGCCGCTGCGCAGCCCGTCCCGCACGGTCTGCCACGCCAGGCTGGGCAGTCGCGCCGAACGGGCCGCGCCGTCCCGGGCGAGCTCCCCGTCGCCGACGGTGCGCACCAGGGGGGCGGCGATCCGCATCTGCTCCCGCTCCGCGCGCAGGGGCAGGGCCCAGCCGCTCTCGACCAGCTGGGCGGCCTCGACCGTGCAGCTCGTCCCGCCCAGGAGGAACGCGCAGCGGCCGTGCGTCGCCCGGAGCTCCAGGACCTCCCTGACGTGCGGGAAGGGAGCGTTGTCGTCGCTGTGGCTGGAGTCCCCGTCGTCCCAGAGCGCCACCAGGCCGAGGTCGGCGACCGGGGCGAACATCGCCGCCCTGGTCCCGACCACCGCGCGCACGGAACCGCGCCGGACCGCCAGCCACTGGCGGTAGCGCTTCTCCGGCCCGGAGTCGGCGGTCAGCAGCGCGTGGCGCCCCTCCCCCAGCACCGCGGTGAGCGCGGCGTCGACCCGGCCCGCGCTCCGGCCGTCCGGTACGACGACGAGCGCCCCCCGGCCCGAGGCCAGGGTCGCGGCCATCGCACGGGCGATCTCCTCGGGCCAGTGCGGTCCCGGCAGCGCCGTCCACACCGCCCGGGGCGCCCCGCCCTCGGCCAGTGCCCGCAGGAAACCGGGCCCCTGGGCGTAACGCTCCCAGGTGCCGGGTGACGGGACGGGCGGAGGCGGAAGGGGGTCGGGCGACGGTTTGCCCTCGGCACGGCCGTTCCTGGGGGGCACGGCGAGCTGGAGCACGTCCGCGAGGCTGCCGGCGTAACGGTCGGCGACGGCCCGCGAGAGCTCGAGCAGCTCCGGCCCGAGGACCGGCTCCGGTGAGACGACGTAGGCGAGGGCCGCGAGGGCTCCCTGGTAGTCCGAGGTGGCGCGCCGTTCGATCAGGAAGCCGTCGATCAGGCCGCCGCCCTCGCGCCGCCCGCCGCGGACCTGGCGTCCTCCGGCTCCGAAGCGCACCCGGACCCGCACGCCGGGCTGCGCGTCGGCGTCGAGCTCCTCGGGGACGGCGTAGTCGAAGTACTGGTCGAGGTGGAGGGCGCCCTTGTTCACGAGGACGCGGGCGACCGGCAGCTCCCCGGCGAGCGCGGCGCCCCGCCAGGTCCGCGGCTTCGCACGCGGCACCTCCGCCCGGCGCACCGTCTCCCGGATGAGCGCGAGCTGCTCCGGTGCCCCGGGCTCGTCGGACCGCTCGTCGTCGCTGCTCACAGCCACCTTCCTACCAGACGCCACTGACACGTCCGGACCGCCGGGACCGGCCGGGACAGCACGGCGGGGCCCGGACACCTCGTAAGGTGTCCGGGCCCCGGCGTGAAGGACTGCGGGCGGTACTAGAGCCCCGCGGCCGCGCGCAGCGCGTCCACGCGGTCGGTGCGCTCCCAGGTGAAGTCCGGGAGCTCACGGCCGAAGTGTCCGTAGGCCGCGGTCTGGGCGTAGATCGGGCGGAGCAGGTCGAGGTCGCGGATGATCGCGGCCGGGCGGAGGTCGAAGACCTCGCCGATGGCGTGCTCGATCTTCTCCGTGTCGACCGCGGCGGTGCCGAAGGTCTCGACGAAGAGGCCCACCGGCTCGGCCTTGCCGATCGCGTAGGCGACCTGGACCTCGCAGCGGGTGGCGAGCCCCGCCGCCACGACGTTCTTCGCGACCCAGCGCATGGCGTAGGCGGCCGAGCGGTCGACCTTGGACGGGTCCTTGCCGGAGAAGGCACCGCCGCCGTGGCGGGCCATGCCGCCGTAGGTGTCGATGATGATCTTGCGGCCGGTGAGGCCGGCGTCACCCATCGGGCCGCCGATCTCGAAGCGGCCGGTCGGGTTCACCAGCAGGCGGTAGCCCTCGGTGTCCAGCTTGATGCCGTCCTCGATGAGCTGCGACAGGACGTGCTCGACGACGAACTCGCGGATGTCCGGCGCGAGCAGCGAGTCCAGGTCGATGTCGGAGGCGTGCTGCGAGGAGACGACGACCGTGTCGAGGCGGACGGCCTTGTCGCCGTCGTACTCGATGGTGACCTGGGTCTTGCCGTCGGGGCGCAGGTACGGGATGGTCCCGTTCTTGCGGACCTCGGAGAGGCGGCGCGAGAGCCGGTGCGCGAGGTGGATCGGCAGCGGCATCAGCTCGGGGGTCTCGTCGCAGGCGTAGCCGAACATCAGCCCCTGGTCGCCCGCGCCCTGCTTGTCGAGCTCGTCCTCCTCCTCCCTCCGGGAGGCACCCTCGACCCGCTTCTCGTACGCGGTGTCGACACCCTGGGCGATGTCCGCGGACTGGGCGCCGATGGACACCGAGACGCCGCAGGAGGCTCCGTCGAAGCCCTTCTTGGAGGAGTCGTAGCCGATCTCCAGGACCTTGTTGCGCACGAGGTTGGGGATGTCGGCGTAGGCCTTGGTCGTGACCTCACCCGCGACATGCACCAGACCGGTGGTGATCAAGGTCTCGACGGCGACGCGCGA contains:
- the fmt gene encoding methionyl-tRNA formyltransferase, which encodes MKLVFAGTPEVAVPALDALIASDRHEVAAVVTRPDAPAGRGRRLVASPVAERAEEAGIEVLKPTRPRDEDFLARLREIAPDCCPVVAYGALLPKSALDVPARGWVNLHFSLLPAWRGAAPVQHAVMAGDEVTGASTFLIEEGLDSGPVYGVLTEEVRPTDTSGDLLTRLAFAGAGLLAATMDGVEDGTLHAVPQPAEGVTLAPKIGVEDAQVRWTEPALRVDRVVRGCTPAPGAWTLFRGERLKLVQAVPVLDRTDLAPGELSAGKNNVYVGTGSHAVELLWVQPQGKKPMRAADWARGVRIVHGELLGL
- a CDS encoding primosomal protein N', which encodes MSSDDERSDEPGAPEQLALIRETVRRAEVPRAKPRTWRGAALAGELPVARVLVNKGALHLDQYFDYAVPEELDADAQPGVRVRVRFGAGGRQVRGGRREGGGLIDGFLIERRATSDYQGALAALAYVVSPEPVLGPELLELSRAVADRYAGSLADVLQLAVPPRNGRAEGKPSPDPLPPPPVPSPGTWERYAQGPGFLRALAEGGAPRAVWTALPGPHWPEEIARAMAATLASGRGALVVVPDGRSAGRVDAALTAVLGEGRHALLTADSGPEKRYRQWLAVRRGSVRAVVGTRAAMFAPVADLGLVALWDDGDSSHSDDNAPFPHVREVLELRATHGRCAFLLGGTSCTVEAAQLVESGWALPLRAEREQMRIAAPLVRTVGDGELARDGAARSARLPSLAWQTVRDGLRSGPVLVQVPRRGYAPRLACERCREPARCRHCAGPLQAPDQRDLDCAWCGRAETAWNCTACGGVRLRAQIVGARRTAEELGRAFPAVPVRTSGRDHVLDSVPDQPALVVSTPGAEPVAEGGYAAALLLDGWAMVGRPDLRAGEEALRRWTAAAALVRGQPEGGTVVIVAEPTLRPVQALVRWDPVGHARRELAERAELGFPPVSRMAAVTGPPEAVAAYLAGAELPPEAEVLGPVPVQGAGPGRPRRQGDAPPGETWERALVRVPPGRGAALAAALKTAQATRTARGTGDPVRIRIDPPDIG
- the metK gene encoding methionine adenosyltransferase, yielding MSRRLFTSESVTEGHPDKIADQISDTILDALLREDPSSRVAVETLITTGLVHVAGEVTTKAYADIPNLVRNKVLEIGYDSSKKGFDGASCGVSVSIGAQSADIAQGVDTAYEKRVEGASRREEEDELDKQGAGDQGLMFGYACDETPELMPLPIHLAHRLSRRLSEVRKNGTIPYLRPDGKTQVTIEYDGDKAVRLDTVVVSSQHASDIDLDSLLAPDIREFVVEHVLSQLIEDGIKLDTEGYRLLVNPTGRFEIGGPMGDAGLTGRKIIIDTYGGMARHGGGAFSGKDPSKVDRSAAYAMRWVAKNVVAAGLATRCEVQVAYAIGKAEPVGLFVETFGTAAVDTEKIEHAIGEVFDLRPAAIIRDLDLLRPIYAQTAAYGHFGRELPDFTWERTDRVDALRAAAGL